In Granulicatella elegans, one genomic interval encodes:
- the gorA gene encoding glutathione-disulfide reductase produces the protein MREYDIIAIGGGSGGSATMNRAAMYGAKAAVIEGNIIGGTCVNVGCVPKKVMWYGAQVSETLKNYAADYGYTIDETSFDFKTLRKNREAYIERSRHAFSNNFNRNGVDYIEGYARFVDKNTVEVNGEHIRAKHIVIATGSYAFIPNVPGSELGGTSDDVFAWEELPESVSIIGAGYIAVELAGVLHALGVKTDLFVRKGGPLRGFDQGIVEVLVEEMKKNGQLLHTHKVPQKLEKLDNGDIQIYFEDGTFHTSQKVIWAVGRKANVSQLNLEAAGVTLTERGFIQVDKYQNTTTPGIYALGDVSGEKELTPVAIKAGRTLAKRLFNGKTDAKMDYKLIPTVVFSHPAIGSIGLTQEQAEAKYGAENIKVYQSTFAGMYSAITVHRQMTKLKLITLGKEEKVIGLHGIGGGIDEMIQGFAVAVKMGATKADFDATVAIHPTASEEFVTMR, from the coding sequence ATGAGAGAGTACGATATTATTGCAATTGGTGGAGGAAGTGGAGGTAGTGCAACGATGAATCGTGCAGCCATGTATGGAGCTAAAGCAGCTGTCATTGAGGGGAATATCATTGGGGGAACCTGTGTAAACGTTGGATGTGTTCCTAAAAAGGTCATGTGGTATGGTGCTCAAGTATCAGAAACTCTTAAAAACTATGCAGCAGATTATGGATATACAATTGATGAAACTTCATTTGATTTTAAAACTTTAAGAAAAAATCGTGAAGCATATATTGAACGTTCACGTCATGCGTTTTCAAACAATTTCAATAGAAATGGAGTAGACTATATCGAAGGCTATGCTCGTTTCGTGGATAAAAACACAGTAGAAGTAAATGGTGAACACATTCGTGCTAAACATATTGTCATTGCGACTGGTTCCTATGCTTTTATTCCAAATGTTCCAGGTAGTGAACTTGGGGGAACTTCTGATGATGTATTTGCTTGGGAAGAATTACCAGAATCAGTATCGATTATTGGTGCAGGATATATTGCTGTTGAATTAGCAGGAGTGTTACATGCCTTAGGAGTAAAAACAGATTTATTTGTTCGTAAAGGTGGTCCGTTAAGAGGATTTGATCAAGGGATTGTTGAAGTGTTAGTAGAGGAAATGAAGAAAAATGGTCAATTATTACATACACATAAAGTTCCTCAAAAATTAGAAAAATTAGATAATGGAGATATTCAAATTTACTTTGAAGATGGCACTTTTCATACAAGTCAAAAAGTTATTTGGGCAGTAGGACGTAAAGCAAATGTCAGCCAATTAAATTTAGAAGCAGCAGGAGTGACTTTAACAGAACGTGGGTTTATTCAAGTAGATAAGTATCAAAATACAACAACACCTGGTATTTATGCACTTGGAGATGTTTCTGGCGAAAAAGAATTAACACCTGTAGCGATTAAAGCAGGTAGAACATTAGCAAAACGTTTATTTAATGGTAAAACAGATGCTAAAATGGATTATAAATTAATTCCAACTGTTGTATTTTCACACCCCGCAATTGGTTCTATTGGGTTGACACAAGAACAAGCGGAAGCAAAATATGGTGCTGAAAATATTAAAGTCTATCAATCAACGTTTGCAGGAATGTACTCAGCGATTACAGTTCACCGTCAAATGACAAAATTAAAATTAATTACATTAGGGAAAGAAGAAAAAGTAATTGGCTTACACGGAATTGGTGGAGGAATCGATGAAATGATTCAAGGATTCGCAGTTGCCGTTAAAATGGGTGCTACTAAAGCAGATTTTGATGCTACAGTAGCAATTCACCCTACAGCTTCTGAAGAATTTGTAACAATGAGATAA
- a CDS encoding O-antigen ligase family protein: MKLMYILDKIKRFPNQDLALYLMIVSIFLPFYLFLSLFLFYFILLIFTGKMKHILRQLLNYPVLLTFIAYSTIISAVSGNLIGVVASVLFLWFAIFFVYYQKRIHQDFFHIVLQTILLGSIFAALFAFLEHFEIVHKFNYSFLAPNMQVWHQNRAEVTFFNPNYYGIICCFCIMIGFYLFTTTKNWKWKVICIIACFINLFGLNFTQNRTAFPAIICGAIIYLFTTIKSSRAFWLSVGVFIIGLFFLFSNDIGVRMGTLDSSMDERISIWNAGFTLFKQNPLLGEGPLTYMHSYQRIGAIYHEHAHSIYIDTILSYGYIGTLLLAIASIKPVRSLIEMSRQPQKRPIVGLYVSFLVVVAVHGIFDLALFWIQSAFIFLVVMCSIPMWERNETIDIPHE, encoded by the coding sequence ATGAAACTAATGTATATCCTTGATAAAATCAAGCGATTCCCAAACCAAGATTTGGCACTCTATTTAATGATTGTCAGTATCTTCTTACCGTTTTACTTGTTTTTATCATTGTTCTTGTTTTATTTTATCCTACTAATCTTTACTGGAAAAATGAAACATATTTTAAGACAACTACTAAATTATCCAGTGTTATTAACGTTTATTGCTTATAGCACAATCATCTCAGCAGTAAGTGGTAATTTAATCGGAGTAGTAGCTTCCGTTTTATTTTTATGGTTTGCGATATTCTTCGTTTATTACCAGAAACGAATTCATCAAGATTTTTTCCATATTGTATTACAAACGATTTTACTTGGAAGTATATTTGCAGCCCTATTTGCCTTTTTAGAACATTTTGAAATTGTTCATAAATTTAACTACTCATTTTTAGCACCGAATATGCAAGTTTGGCATCAAAATCGTGCCGAGGTTACATTCTTTAATCCAAATTACTATGGAATCATTTGTTGTTTCTGTATTATGATTGGTTTTTACCTTTTTACAACGACAAAAAATTGGAAATGGAAAGTCATCTGTATTATCGCTTGCTTTATCAATTTATTCGGATTGAACTTTACTCAAAATAGAACAGCTTTCCCTGCTATTATTTGCGGAGCAATTATCTATTTATTTACAACAATTAAAAGTTCTCGAGCATTTTGGCTAAGTGTCGGTGTCTTTATTATAGGATTATTCTTCCTATTTTCAAATGACATTGGAGTTCGAATGGGAACATTAGATTCATCCATGGATGAACGTATTTCCATTTGGAATGCAGGATTTACGCTGTTCAAACAAAATCCATTATTGGGTGAAGGACCATTAACGTATATGCATAGCTATCAACGAATTGGTGCTATTTATCATGAACATGCGCATAGTATTTATATTGATACAATTTTAAGTTATGGATATATCGGTACTTTATTATTAGCCATTGCTAGTATCAAGCCTGTTCGTAGTTTAATCGAAATGAGTCGTCAACCTCAAAAACGTCCAATTGTTGGATTATATGTTTCATTTTTAGTCGTTGTTGCAGTTCACGGAATTTTCGACTTAGCACTATTCTGGATTCAATCAGCTTTCATTTTCCTAGTTGTAATGTGCAGCATTCCAATGTGGGAAAGAAACGAAACGATTGATATACCGCATGAGTAA